The following proteins come from a genomic window of Nitrospira sp.:
- a CDS encoding Transposase, producing the protein MMRATVLQEVRRMRFEELYARRHRGELTMAEAAELLGVTERTFRRWSVRYETEGVEGLEDRRLGRASARAVPVDEALRMVTLYETQYRGWTVKHFHERWHQEHGGTRSYTWTKNRLQRAGHVTRASRRGAHRKKRPRKPLPGMMLHQDGSRHEWVPGCQWDLIVTLDDATSEMYSAFFVEEEGTMSSFRGLREVIEKQGLFSSLYTDRGSHYWYTEKTGGKVDKTRLTQVHRALRQLGITLIAAYSPEARGRSERVFRTLQDRLPKELALARITTIAAANRYLTEQFLPAYNRRFAVPAVEAGTAFVPWIGSNLAEILCVQDERVVANDNTVRYQGQHLQIPPDQHRFHYVKTTVRVHAYPDSTLAVFHGPRCLARYQPDGRVIESKDAPSSRRGPTRRSGGRPIVDPRPIVRENISAHG; encoded by the coding sequence ATGATGCGGGCGACAGTGCTACAGGAGGTGAGACGGATGCGATTTGAAGAGTTGTATGCGCGGCGACACCGAGGGGAACTGACCATGGCGGAGGCGGCGGAGCTGTTAGGCGTCACGGAACGGACGTTTCGCCGCTGGAGCGTCCGCTACGAAACCGAGGGTGTGGAGGGATTAGAAGATCGGCGGCTGGGCCGGGCCTCGGCTCGGGCGGTGCCGGTAGATGAAGCGCTTCGGATGGTGACGTTGTATGAGACACAGTACCGGGGCTGGACCGTGAAGCATTTTCATGAGCGCTGGCACCAAGAGCATGGGGGGACGCGCTCCTACACGTGGACGAAGAACCGGCTGCAACGGGCAGGACACGTGACTCGGGCCTCCCGGCGCGGAGCGCATCGCAAGAAGCGGCCCCGCAAACCCTTGCCGGGGATGATGCTGCACCAAGACGGATCCCGGCATGAATGGGTACCGGGATGCCAATGGGATCTGATTGTGACTCTGGATGATGCGACCAGCGAGATGTACTCGGCCTTCTTCGTCGAAGAAGAAGGGACGATGAGCAGTTTCCGGGGTCTGCGGGAGGTCATTGAAAAACAGGGCCTGTTCAGTTCCCTCTATACCGATCGCGGCTCGCACTACTGGTATACGGAGAAGACGGGAGGCAAGGTCGATAAGACGCGGCTCACGCAGGTGCATCGGGCGCTCCGGCAATTGGGGATCACGCTCATTGCCGCCTATTCGCCGGAAGCGCGGGGCCGTTCCGAACGGGTCTTCCGCACCCTGCAAGATCGATTGCCCAAAGAGCTGGCCCTGGCCAGGATCACCACCATCGCAGCGGCCAACCGATATCTCACCGAGCAATTTCTTCCGGCCTACAATCGGCGGTTTGCCGTGCCGGCCGTCGAAGCGGGGACGGCCTTCGTCCCCTGGATTGGTTCGAACCTGGCCGAGATTCTCTGTGTGCAGGATGAGCGGGTGGTGGCCAATGACAACACGGTGCGCTATCAGGGCCAGCATCTGCAGATTCCGCCCGATCAACACCGGTTCCATTATGTGAAGACCACCGTGCGGGTCCATGCGTATCCCGATAGTACCTTGGCCGTGTTCCATGGCCCGCGATGCTTGGCGCGGTATCAGCCGGATGGGCGGGTGATCGAATCCAAAGACGCCCCTTCAAGCCGTCGCGGCCCGACCCGCCGATCGGGCGGCCGACCGATCGTTGATCCTAGGCCAATTGTGCGCGAAAACATTTCGGCGCACGGCTGA
- a CDS encoding Toxin 1, PIN domain, with product MIVADTNLLVYLYIQGQRTEESEAVLRRDSTWAAPLLWRSEFRNVLIGLVRKCALSLEAAAAIVEEAERWLTGYEYSVISHHVLSLAAQSGCSAYDSEFVALAQDLRVPLVTTDRQILKAFPTVAVSPSAFVG from the coding sequence ATGATCGTCGCCGATACGAATCTTTTGGTCTATCTCTATATCCAGGGGCAACGAACGGAAGAAAGCGAAGCCGTACTGCGGCGCGATTCTACATGGGCGGCTCCGCTATTATGGCGATCTGAGTTTCGCAACGTGTTGATCGGGTTAGTCAGAAAATGCGCGTTGTCGCTGGAGGCAGCGGCGGCTATCGTGGAAGAAGCTGAACGGTGGTTGACCGGTTATGAGTATAGCGTCATCTCCCATCACGTACTGAGTCTTGCGGCGCAATCGGGTTGTTCAGCATACGATAGCGAGTTTGTCGCCTTGGCGCAAGATTTACGCGTGCCCTTAGTCACCACGGATAGACAAATCCTCAAAGCATTTCCCACAGTTGCGGTCTCGCCATCTGCGTTTGTGGGCTGA
- a CDS encoding O-methyltransferase, family 2, with translation MEIAFDMNTTPNPSSILQTAFGFWGSKVLLTAVEVGLFTKLAGRRLTGTELGQELQFHPRANPDFFDALVAMKFLDRDGDGSQAKYFNTPEGSMFLDAASPRYIGGILVMLNARLFKFWNDLPEALRTGRPQNEVKHGQKGMFEELYSNLPRLEQFMGAMTGLSRINFEAFAEKFDFSNFRTLCDVGGATGLLSVEVAKRHPHLTCTSFDLPVVEPIAKKHIAAAGLTSRVSTASGDFFKNELPKADIITMGMILHDWNLEKKMHLIRSAYDALPPGGALVAIEALIDDARRENVQGLLMSLNMLIEFGDAFDYSGADFRRWCGEAGFTRFETIHLAGSSSAAVAYK, from the coding sequence ATGGAAATTGCTTTTGATATGAACACAACGCCAAACCCTTCTTCCATTTTGCAAACCGCCTTCGGCTTTTGGGGCTCCAAGGTCTTGCTCACGGCCGTCGAGGTCGGTCTCTTCACGAAACTTGCCGGTCGTCGTCTTACCGGCACTGAGTTGGGTCAAGAATTGCAATTCCACCCACGCGCGAACCCCGATTTTTTTGATGCCCTCGTGGCGATGAAATTTCTCGACCGCGACGGTGACGGCTCCCAGGCCAAGTATTTCAACACACCAGAAGGCTCCATGTTCCTCGATGCGGCGAGTCCGCGGTACATCGGAGGAATTTTAGTGATGCTCAATGCACGGCTGTTCAAATTTTGGAACGACCTGCCCGAAGCGTTACGGACTGGCCGGCCGCAGAACGAGGTCAAACACGGCCAGAAGGGAATGTTTGAAGAACTCTATTCGAACCTCCCAAGGTTGGAGCAATTCATGGGCGCGATGACCGGACTTTCGCGCATCAACTTCGAGGCGTTCGCGGAAAAATTCGACTTCTCGAACTTCCGAACTCTCTGCGACGTGGGCGGCGCCACCGGTCTGCTCAGCGTCGAAGTCGCGAAGCGACATCCTCACCTCACGTGCACCAGTTTCGATCTGCCGGTGGTCGAACCGATTGCGAAGAAGCATATCGCCGCTGCCGGCTTGACGAGTCGCGTGAGCACGGCGTCCGGCGACTTCTTCAAGAACGAGCTGCCGAAGGCCGACATCATCACGATGGGCATGATCTTGCATGACTGGAATCTGGAGAAAAAGATGCACCTGATCCGATCAGCCTACGACGCATTGCCGCCGGGAGGCGCTTTGGTGGCCATCGAAGCATTGATCGATGATGCCCGACGCGAGAACGTGCAGGGACTGCTGATGTCGCTCAACATGCTCATCGAATTCGGCGATGCATTCGATTATTCAGGAGCGGACTTCCGCCGGTGGTGCGGCGAAGCCGGCTTCACACGATTCGAGACGATTCATCTGGCCGGGTCGTCGAGCGCGGCAGTCGCCTACAAATGA
- a CDS encoding Two-component transcriptional response regulator, OmpR family — protein MGASSHKKILIVEDEQDILQLVRHYLEKEGFRPVTAMSGLEALKKVKEDKPDLVVLDLMLPEMDGLEVCKRLRSVPDTAMLPILMLTAKAEESDTVVGLELGADDYVTKPFSPKALVARVKALLRRVERAPSTGPGLYRYDTLTMDLARHEVTIGTKEVPLTAKEFGLLEHLLRNRGRVLTREVLLNAVWGYDYYGTTRTVDVHVRRLKQKLPLLEEAIVSVKSLGYKLKDFDVSG, from the coding sequence ATGGGGGCCTCCAGTCATAAGAAAATTCTCATCGTTGAAGACGAGCAGGATATTCTGCAGCTCGTCCGGCACTATTTGGAGAAAGAGGGATTTCGCCCTGTCACAGCGATGAGCGGACTCGAAGCTCTGAAGAAAGTCAAAGAGGACAAACCCGATCTGGTCGTCCTCGATCTGATGTTGCCTGAAATGGATGGACTCGAAGTCTGCAAACGCCTCCGCTCCGTTCCGGATACCGCCATGCTGCCGATCCTCATGCTGACGGCGAAAGCCGAAGAATCGGACACGGTCGTCGGTCTTGAGTTGGGCGCCGATGATTATGTGACCAAGCCGTTCAGCCCCAAGGCACTGGTCGCCCGTGTGAAGGCCTTGCTGCGTCGAGTCGAGCGCGCCCCCTCTACCGGGCCCGGTCTGTACCGGTATGATACGCTCACCATGGACCTGGCCCGGCATGAGGTCACCATCGGAACGAAAGAGGTGCCCTTGACGGCGAAGGAATTCGGTCTGCTTGAACATCTCCTTCGGAATCGGGGGCGTGTCTTGACCCGGGAAGTTCTACTCAATGCCGTGTGGGGCTATGATTACTACGGCACGACCAGAACGGTCGACGTGCATGTCCGCCGGTTGAAACAGAAGCTGCCGCTTCTCGAAGAGGCCATCGTGTCCGTGAAATCGTTGGGCTATAAACTTAAAGACTTCGACGTGTCGGGATGA
- a CDS encoding Phosphate regulon sensor protein PhoR (SphS): protein MTWSIRWKVAFGTLVAVACGLLIAGVMTIQSLEQRHLTQFGDALETKTKLVEYGFQPLFHSSSAPPTLSSLQETARDLGNRASARVTLIAEDGTVLADSAVRDTDVSAVENHKSRPEIRQAFSTGQGQDIRPSHTTGERTMYRAILMQPARGASPLVVRVGLPMVVLDRELSELQQRLFLALGFAFLVALTLSVWLAHSITKPLSDIASAARRFSSGNQAFHVRTTARDEVGLLASTLNHMADQLHAKIDELSEDRAQLLAVLTSMVEGVMVLDRRGQVLQMNPALERMFGISRVEARGRSCAELFRHQQLNDLVTVMLRSRTHHQDEIVLPLNGRCLQVEASPAGGERENEASVVLVFHDITELRRLEKIRKDFVANVSHELRTPLTSIKGYVEALLDGAKDDPAASVKFLEIILKQSDRLNLIIEDLLELSKIESGSVSFKEEPLELRSLLDRTLSTIKPIAEKNRHRLVTAVDPSLPPVAGDEGRLVQVLTNLLDNAVKYTPTGGTITVGAKLVPSVGSDEPAPCAIELSVADTGIGIPEADRPRVFERFYRVDKARSRELGGTGLGLAIVKHIVEGHGGQVWVEANHPQGSRFVVRLPLNTMTHKLPHMNDASRT, encoded by the coding sequence ATGACATGGTCGATTCGATGGAAAGTGGCGTTCGGGACGCTTGTGGCGGTCGCCTGTGGGCTGTTGATTGCCGGTGTGATGACGATTCAATCCCTCGAACAGCGACACCTCACGCAATTCGGTGATGCGCTGGAGACAAAAACCAAGCTGGTCGAATACGGCTTTCAACCGCTGTTTCACTCATCTTCTGCACCTCCGACACTTTCATCCTTACAAGAGACGGCGCGCGACCTCGGCAACCGAGCCTCCGCCCGAGTGACGCTGATCGCCGAAGACGGAACCGTGCTTGCAGACAGTGCCGTACGGGATACCGACGTGTCCGCCGTTGAGAATCACAAGTCTCGACCCGAAATCCGACAGGCCTTTTCCACGGGGCAGGGACAGGATATCCGTCCCAGTCACACGACCGGCGAGCGAACGATGTATCGTGCCATTCTCATGCAGCCAGCACGGGGGGCATCGCCGCTTGTGGTTCGGGTAGGCCTTCCAATGGTCGTCCTGGACCGTGAACTCTCGGAGCTACAGCAACGTCTCTTCCTCGCGCTCGGGTTCGCTTTCCTTGTCGCCCTGACGCTGAGTGTCTGGCTGGCTCACAGCATCACCAAACCCCTTTCCGACATCGCGTCGGCGGCCCGCCGATTCAGTTCCGGCAACCAGGCATTTCACGTCAGAACGACCGCCCGAGATGAAGTCGGCCTCCTGGCCTCGACGCTCAATCACATGGCGGATCAGCTTCACGCCAAGATCGATGAACTCTCGGAAGACCGTGCCCAGCTGCTCGCCGTGTTGACCTCAATGGTCGAAGGCGTGATGGTGTTGGACCGTCGCGGCCAGGTGTTGCAAATGAATCCGGCGTTGGAACGCATGTTCGGCATCTCCCGCGTGGAGGCTCGGGGGAGATCTTGTGCCGAACTCTTTCGTCATCAACAGCTCAATGACCTGGTGACAGTCATGCTACGATCACGCACGCATCATCAGGATGAAATTGTGCTGCCATTGAACGGACGATGCCTTCAAGTTGAAGCCTCCCCCGCGGGAGGCGAACGGGAAAACGAGGCCAGTGTGGTCTTGGTGTTCCACGACATAACCGAACTGCGGCGCCTGGAGAAGATACGAAAAGACTTCGTGGCCAATGTCTCTCATGAACTTCGAACTCCACTCACTTCGATCAAGGGCTACGTCGAAGCGCTGCTTGACGGGGCCAAGGATGATCCTGCCGCCTCTGTAAAATTCTTAGAAATCATCCTCAAGCAAAGCGATCGGCTGAATCTGATCATTGAAGATTTGCTGGAGTTGTCGAAAATCGAATCAGGCAGCGTCTCGTTCAAGGAAGAACCGCTTGAACTGCGTTCCCTCCTCGATCGGACGCTGTCGACGATTAAACCCATCGCGGAGAAAAATCGCCACCGGCTCGTCACAGCAGTCGATCCATCGCTTCCCCCGGTGGCGGGTGATGAAGGCCGGCTCGTGCAAGTCTTGACCAATCTGCTCGATAACGCCGTCAAATATACGCCGACGGGGGGAACCATTACGGTCGGCGCCAAGCTGGTGCCCTCCGTCGGGAGTGACGAGCCGGCACCCTGTGCGATCGAGCTCAGCGTCGCCGATACCGGAATCGGGATTCCCGAAGCGGACCGGCCCCGTGTCTTCGAACGGTTTTACCGCGTCGACAAAGCCCGGTCACGAGAGTTGGGAGGGACAGGACTCGGACTGGCGATTGTGAAGCACATCGTTGAAGGGCATGGAGGACAGGTGTGGGTCGAAGCAAATCATCCTCAGGGGAGTCGATTCGTGGTCCGTCTTCCACTCAACACCATGACTCACAAGCTTCCTCACATGAACGACGCAAGCAGGACGTAG
- a CDS encoding putative low-affinity inorganic phosphate transporter translates to MTELSGILLLTVVLALLFDFSNGWHDCANAVATVVSTRVLSPIAAVVLAGVLNVAGAFFSTAVAKMIGGGIVFPDAITNTVVAAAMGGAILWNFLTLMLGLPTSSSHALIGGLVGSAVAHGGWVVVQFNGLRKILEAMILSPLLGFGIGFLLMVLVSWVFFRVHRGVATKVFSRLQIVSASFMAFSHGANDAQKVMGVITLALVASGHLTSTEVPTWVIVACALAMGLGTTVGGWRIIRTLGIKMVKLEPVHGFCAETAAASVLLFTAHFGLPVSTTHTITSAILGVGSTKRLSAVRWGVTNKIFSAWVFTLPGAALLGAGVYVLLASFM, encoded by the coding sequence ATGACTGAACTCAGCGGCATCCTACTCTTGACGGTGGTGTTGGCGCTCCTGTTCGACTTTTCGAATGGGTGGCATGATTGTGCCAACGCGGTGGCGACGGTCGTCTCCACCCGTGTGTTAAGCCCCATCGCCGCCGTGGTATTGGCCGGAGTGTTGAATGTCGCCGGGGCCTTTTTTTCGACGGCCGTGGCGAAAATGATCGGGGGTGGCATCGTCTTTCCGGACGCGATCACGAATACCGTTGTGGCCGCAGCGATGGGCGGCGCGATTCTCTGGAATTTTCTTACCCTGATGCTGGGATTGCCGACGAGTTCCTCTCACGCGCTGATCGGTGGACTCGTGGGCTCGGCGGTGGCGCACGGCGGCTGGGTGGTGGTTCAGTTCAACGGCCTGCGCAAGATTCTCGAAGCCATGATTCTTTCTCCTCTCTTGGGATTCGGGATAGGATTTCTCCTGATGGTCCTGGTCAGCTGGGTGTTTTTTCGAGTTCATCGGGGCGTGGCGACCAAGGTATTCAGCCGACTCCAAATCGTGTCGGCCAGCTTCATGGCATTCAGCCATGGGGCGAACGACGCGCAAAAGGTCATGGGAGTCATCACGCTTGCCTTAGTGGCATCCGGCCATTTGACGTCGACCGAAGTGCCGACGTGGGTGATCGTGGCTTGCGCGCTGGCGATGGGGCTCGGAACCACTGTCGGCGGGTGGCGGATCATTCGGACTCTCGGGATCAAGATGGTGAAGCTTGAGCCGGTTCACGGATTTTGCGCTGAGACGGCAGCGGCTTCGGTGTTGCTGTTCACCGCGCACTTCGGTCTTCCGGTCAGCACGACTCACACCATCACTTCCGCGATCTTGGGCGTGGGATCGACCAAGCGCCTGTCTGCGGTTCGATGGGGAGTCACGAACAAGATCTTTTCGGCGTGGGTGTTCACATTGCCCGGGGCCGCACTGTTAGGAGCGGGGGTCTACGTCCTGCTTGCGTCGTTCATGTGA
- a CDS encoding phosphate transport regulator: MIFGLLPKEEAFFDLFKQAAHNVIEGSRLLKELMEDYANVQQKIERIKEVEHIGDGITHDIALRLNQTFLTPLDREDIHDLASALDDILDAVEAVADRFAIYKITQPTESAIRLGDILYRASVAVGRGVDHIAMSHEEVKEYGVQVNSLENEADRVSRDAISELFEKEANPIAVIKWKEIYETFEEGTDRCEDVANVIERIVLKQT, translated from the coding sequence ATGATTTTCGGCCTGCTTCCCAAAGAAGAAGCGTTTTTTGACTTATTTAAACAGGCGGCCCACAACGTCATTGAGGGAAGCCGTCTGCTCAAGGAGTTGATGGAGGACTATGCGAATGTCCAGCAAAAGATTGAGCGAATCAAGGAAGTGGAGCATATAGGAGACGGGATCACGCACGACATCGCCTTGCGCCTCAATCAAACCTTCCTGACTCCGCTTGACCGCGAAGACATCCACGATTTGGCCAGCGCACTGGATGATATTCTCGACGCGGTGGAGGCGGTGGCCGACCGGTTCGCCATCTATAAGATCACGCAGCCTACCGAGAGTGCGATTCGACTGGGCGATATTCTCTATCGTGCTTCCGTCGCGGTGGGTCGCGGGGTCGATCATATCGCCATGTCTCATGAGGAAGTGAAAGAGTACGGTGTACAGGTGAATAGCCTGGAGAACGAGGCTGATCGTGTGTCACGCGATGCCATTTCAGAGTTGTTTGAGAAAGAGGCGAATCCGATCGCCGTCATCAAGTGGAAAGAAATTTATGAAACCTTCGAAGAAGGAACCGACCGTTGTGAGGATGTCGCCAACGTGATCGAGCGCATTGTGCTCAAACAGACCTAG
- a CDS encoding 3-oxoacyl-[acyl-carrier-protein] synthase, KASIII produces MIRAKIIGTGSYLPPRVVHNEEIAGRLGLTTAHVQRLTGIRTRHWAADHEASSDMAVAAGRRALDAADCAASSIDAIILSTTSPDMVFPSTACLVQRGLGCRQVGAFDVSASCSGFLYGLSMAQAMIQSGQAKTCLVVASEVKSRSLDLRDEATALLFGDGAGAVILRGEENRSPEWRGILGIRLYADGAHHGLIRVSGGGSRKPFSSDMVRKQEHRLRMKGTSLFRIAVRRIEQAVREILKEFGCCPGDLKQVVLHQANGRILSHVADRLGMSQDRLASVIERYGNTSSASLSITLDDVVRGGNISPGDLVLLGSFGGGLTWATGLLRW; encoded by the coding sequence ATGATTCGAGCAAAAATCATTGGAACAGGCAGTTATCTCCCTCCCCGGGTCGTACACAATGAAGAGATAGCCGGGAGATTGGGGCTCACGACGGCACACGTCCAACGGTTGACCGGTATCCGAACCCGTCATTGGGCCGCCGATCATGAGGCGTCTTCCGATATGGCCGTCGCGGCGGGACGTCGGGCGCTTGATGCTGCGGATTGTGCGGCTTCTTCCATCGATGCCATCATTCTTTCCACGACCTCTCCCGATATGGTATTTCCTTCAACGGCCTGTTTGGTCCAACGAGGATTGGGATGTCGACAAGTGGGGGCATTCGATGTGTCCGCCTCCTGCTCGGGATTTTTGTACGGGCTCTCGATGGCACAGGCCATGATTCAGAGCGGACAGGCCAAGACCTGTCTTGTCGTGGCCTCGGAGGTCAAGTCCCGATCTCTCGATCTTCGGGATGAAGCGACGGCGCTGTTGTTCGGCGACGGGGCCGGTGCCGTCATACTACGGGGCGAAGAGAACCGAAGCCCTGAATGGAGAGGAATCTTGGGAATCAGATTGTATGCCGATGGGGCACATCATGGACTCATTCGGGTCTCCGGCGGAGGATCACGGAAACCCTTCTCATCAGACATGGTGCGCAAACAGGAGCATAGGCTTCGCATGAAGGGAACATCGCTTTTTCGGATCGCCGTTCGCCGGATAGAACAGGCCGTGCGGGAGATCTTGAAAGAATTCGGATGTTGTCCCGGCGATCTCAAACAAGTTGTCCTCCACCAAGCAAACGGTCGCATCTTGTCTCACGTGGCCGATCGTCTGGGCATGAGCCAGGACCGATTGGCATCGGTGATCGAACGTTATGGCAATACGTCTTCCGCGTCTCTGTCGATCACGCTCGATGATGTGGTTCGCGGCGGGAACATCTCGCCGGGTGATCTGGTGCTGCTCGGCAGTTTCGGCGGCGGACTGACTTGGGCAACGGGCCTCCTACGATGGTAA
- a CDS encoding Cytochrome c-type biogenesis protein CcdA — protein sequence MTQSIPQISLIAAFSAGLLSFVSPCVLPLVPSYISYITGLSVEQLTDASERMKFKKAIVLNSLLFIFGFSSVFIAFGASASFFGQILISHQDLIRRIGGVLIIVFGLYLLGLLNLKFLKMEHRYQFRSRPAGYLGSFLIGVAFAAGWTPCVGPVLGSILLYASTTDSLLNGVVLLTFYSFGLGLPLFLTALGVDRFLAYFKEVRAYLWGVSTVSGVMLVLVGVMIYANSLTIVTSFLERYGIGWYLGQ from the coding sequence ATGACGCAATCCATCCCGCAGATTTCGCTCATTGCCGCCTTTTCCGCGGGACTCCTTTCATTTGTGTCCCCCTGCGTGCTGCCGTTGGTGCCGAGTTATATTTCCTACATTACCGGCCTGTCGGTCGAGCAACTGACAGACGCGTCCGAACGGATGAAGTTCAAGAAGGCGATCGTCTTGAACTCGTTGTTATTTATTTTCGGGTTTTCATCGGTCTTCATTGCGTTCGGTGCCTCGGCCAGCTTTTTCGGCCAGATTCTCATCTCCCACCAAGATCTGATTCGCCGCATTGGTGGTGTGTTGATCATCGTATTCGGGCTGTATCTGCTCGGACTTTTGAATCTGAAGTTTCTAAAAATGGAGCATCGGTATCAGTTCCGCAGCAGGCCGGCCGGGTATCTGGGGTCATTCTTGATCGGTGTCGCATTCGCCGCCGGTTGGACTCCCTGTGTCGGGCCGGTTCTGGGATCCATTCTTCTCTATGCCAGTACGACCGACTCTCTTCTTAATGGAGTCGTGTTGCTGACATTCTATTCGTTCGGGTTAGGATTGCCGTTGTTTCTGACGGCACTGGGCGTTGATCGGTTCTTAGCGTATTTCAAAGAAGTGCGGGCTTATCTGTGGGGCGTTTCGACGGTGAGCGGCGTTATGCTGGTCCTCGTCGGCGTGATGATCTATGCCAATTCGCTCACCATCGTGACAAGTTTCCTAGAGCGATACGGCATCGGCTGGTATCTGGGGCAGTAG
- a CDS encoding alkyl hydroperoxide reductase/ Thiol specific antioxidant/ Mal allergen, producing the protein MKLHRAVLGFTFMAVGAWCTTPFSQAESPHQKKRPGFERGVIQVGDEAPNFTLRDLTGNAMSLSQLRGKVVLLNFWATWCGPCRVEMPAMEQLYRTLPRREFEILAVSTDPQGAAVTRPFQREMGFTFPILHDSEYRVGLTYGARTIPITFMVDRRGIVRQKIFGARDWDSPEARDLIHELMKS; encoded by the coding sequence ATGAAGCTTCATCGAGCGGTGTTGGGTTTCACTTTTATGGCAGTCGGTGCGTGGTGCACGACACCGTTCTCCCAGGCAGAATCACCTCACCAGAAGAAACGGCCGGGCTTCGAACGCGGTGTCATTCAAGTCGGTGACGAAGCGCCGAATTTCACGCTGCGTGACCTAACCGGCAATGCCATGAGTTTGTCTCAGCTCAGAGGGAAGGTCGTCTTATTGAATTTCTGGGCCACCTGGTGTGGACCGTGCCGTGTCGAGATGCCGGCGATGGAACAGCTGTATCGGACGTTGCCGCGAAGGGAGTTCGAAATCCTGGCGGTGTCGACGGATCCACAGGGTGCGGCGGTCACCCGTCCGTTCCAGCGGGAAATGGGGTTCACATTTCCCATTCTTCATGACTCGGAATACCGCGTGGGCCTGACATATGGGGCACGTACGATTCCGATCACGTTCATGGTCGATCGCCGAGGCATCGTGCGACAAAAAATTTTCGGTGCCCGTGATTGGGACTCACCGGAGGCCCGTGACTTGATTCACGAACTGATGAAGTCATAG
- a CDS encoding S-adenosylmethionine synthetase produces the protein MRDNFLFTSESVTEGHPDKIADQISDGILDAIIAQDKYSRVACETILTTGIAFVAGEISTKAYVEIPDIIRDVIKDVGYCDASWGFDFHTCSVLTAIHQQSSDIAMGVDSGGAGDQGLMFGYATNETDELMPMPIVLAHRLTKRLAEVRKKNILKWVRPDGKSQVTVEYKNGKPVRIDTIVVSTQHSPDVTNKQLERDIMEKVIKPVMPKGLYDPTGVKHHINPTGRFVVGGPMGDTGLTGRKIIVDTYGGHGSHGGGAFSGKDPTKVDRSASYMARYIAKNLVAAGLADKCEVQLAYAIGVADPVSVLVDTKGTEKVSVDILDKLVRKHFPMTPRGIIDHLKLRRPIFRKTAAYGHFGRTEPEFTWEKTDKTKALRKDAGL, from the coding sequence ATGCGAGACAATTTCTTGTTTACTTCGGAATCGGTCACTGAAGGACACCCGGATAAGATTGCCGACCAGATTTCCGACGGCATCTTAGACGCCATTATTGCTCAGGATAAGTATTCCCGCGTCGCCTGCGAAACGATCCTGACCACCGGGATCGCTTTTGTAGCGGGAGAAATTTCCACCAAGGCTTATGTCGAAATTCCGGATATCATCAGAGATGTCATTAAGGACGTCGGCTACTGCGATGCGTCGTGGGGGTTCGACTTTCATACCTGCTCGGTTCTCACGGCCATTCACCAGCAATCAAGTGATATCGCGATGGGGGTCGATTCCGGCGGGGCCGGCGATCAAGGGTTGATGTTCGGCTACGCCACCAATGAAACGGACGAGCTCATGCCGATGCCGATCGTCTTGGCCCACCGGCTGACCAAGCGTCTGGCGGAGGTGCGCAAAAAGAACATTCTGAAGTGGGTACGGCCTGACGGCAAATCGCAAGTGACGGTCGAGTACAAAAACGGCAAGCCTGTGAGGATCGATACGATCGTCGTCTCCACGCAACACAGCCCCGATGTGACCAACAAGCAGCTTGAGCGCGACATCATGGAAAAGGTCATCAAGCCCGTGATGCCGAAAGGGCTCTATGATCCAACCGGGGTCAAACATCACATCAACCCGACCGGTCGTTTCGTCGTCGGTGGTCCGATGGGCGACACAGGCCTCACAGGCCGGAAAATTATCGTCGACACCTACGGTGGCCATGGCAGCCACGGCGGCGGTGCCTTCTCGGGCAAAGACCCCACAAAAGTGGACCGCTCCGCCTCCTATATGGCCCGATATATTGCCAAGAATCTCGTGGCCGCCGGCTTGGCCGACAAGTGCGAAGTGCAACTGGCCTATGCGATCGGAGTCGCCGATCCGGTGTCTGTACTCGTCGACACCAAAGGGACTGAAAAAGTGTCAGTCGATATTCTCGACAAACTCGTGCGCAAGCATTTCCCCATGACTCCGCGTGGCATCATTGACCATCTCAAGCTTCGACGGCCGATTTTCCGCAAGACGGCCGCGTATGGACACTTCGGACGTACCGAGCCAGAGTTTACATGGGAGAAAACCGATAAGACGAAGGCGTTGCGCAAGGACGCTGGTCTGTAA